Proteins encoded together in one Quercus lobata isolate SW786 chromosome 3, ValleyOak3.0 Primary Assembly, whole genome shotgun sequence window:
- the LOC115978662 gene encoding TORTIFOLIA1-like protein 4, translated as MSLTKRSSLSPPQPGGSTHELKHRVITCLNKLSDRDTLAVATSELESIAKSLNCESFSPFLSCLHNTDASSKSPVRKQCVSLLALLSHSHGDSLSPFLSKMISTVLRRLRDPDSAVRSACVDAVTAMSLKITKPPFAAFFKPLIDSVSLEQDLNAQIGSALCLAAAIEASPEPEIEVLRKSLPRLGKLAKSEGFKAKAALLVLIGSVVGVGGASSRGVLDWLVPCVVEFLSSEDWAVRKAAAEALGKVAVAEKDLAAEHKTLCLSSLESRRFDKVKVVRETMNLTLELWKDVLGISEEVPVSSQSKSSSPDNGSGRCFPSISNSSNDDGYKTPKPKKTVPTNRSPPSNDSIVTPPKRESPPKSNDRNSSAAMIRKVDHKKPSGWKIEVAVPNSLSLKVACEDDIKRSDFERLESGENENSGNSKPETKRVLFGKIRDEKVHKFGGLRSGSRVVPFQDDQDADLGDVVSNTVEEVDENSKEAEEVSLIREQLLQIENQQSNLLELLQRFIGSSQIGINSLESRVHGLEMALDEISHDLALSSGRIPNSDSAENTCCKLPGAEFLSSKFWRRAEGRYSSSRFPSSGSIPSPSAMRTIPNQDGSTESYERVSQRFQHQNRFETVANPLADERDDSRRILRRYSNNMPKNTVQDVERVQVCNASRFNGASPASFTAQRI; from the exons ATGTCTCTTACGAAACGGTCCTCACTGAGTCCACCGCAACCCGGCGGGTCAACTCACGAACTCAAGCACCGAGTCATCACGTGCCTGAACAAACTCTCAGACCGCGACACACTCGCCGTCGCAACTTCAGAGCTCGAGTCCATAGCCAAGTCCCTAAACTGCGAGTCGTTTTCGCCCTTCCTTTCTTGCCTCCACAACACCGACGCGTCGTCCAAATCGCCGGTTCGCAAACAATGCGTGAGCTTGCTCgctcttctctctcactctcatggcgactctctctctcctttcctcTCCAAGATGATCTCCACCGTCCTCCGCCGCCTCCGCGACCCCGACTCCGCCGTCCGATCCGCCTGCGTCGACGCGGTCACCGCCATGTCGTTGAAAATCACGAAGCCTCCGTTCGCCGCTTTCTTCAAGCCTTTGATCGACTCCGTCTCGCTCGAGCAAGACCTCAACGCTCAGATCGGGTCCGCTCTTTGCCTCGCCGCCGCGATCGAGGCCTCGCCGGAGCCGGAGATAGAGGTGCTTCGGAAGAGCCTGCCGAGGCTGGGGAAACTGGCGAAGAGCGAAGGGTTTAAGGCCAAGGCGGCGCTGCTTGTTCTCATCGGAAGCGTGGTCGGAGTCGGCGGAGCTTCGAGTCGAGGAGTGTTGGATTGGTTGGTGCCTTGCGTGGTTGAGTTTTTGAGTAGTGAGGATTGGGCGGTGAGGAAGGCGGCGGCGGAGGCGTTGGGAAAAGTGGCCGTGGCGGAGAAGGATTTGGCGGCGGAGCACAAGACATTGTGTTTGAGTTCTTTGGAGAGTCGGAGATTTGATAAG GTCAAGGTTGTCCGGGAGACGATGAATCTAACCTTAGAGTTGTGGAAGGATGTTCTTGGTATATCTGAGGAGGTCCCTGTTTCATCTCAGTCTAAATCTTCTTCACCAG ATAATGGTAGTGGTCGATGCTTCCCTTCCATATCCAATAGTTCCAATGATGATGGATATAAGACTCCTAAACCGAAGAAAACAGTCCCCACAAACAGGTCCCCTCCTTCGAATGATTCAATAGTGACCCCTCCCAAGAGAGAGAGTCCGCCGAAGAGTAATGACAGGAATTCAAGCGCAGCCATGATCCGTAAGGTGGACCACAAGAAACCCTCAGGTTGGAAAATTGAAGTTGCAGTACCAAACTCTCTCTCATTGAAGGTGGCTTGTGAAGATGATATCAAAAGGAGTGACTTTGAGAGGTTGGAATCAGGAGAGAATGAGAACAGTGGGAATTCCAAGCCGGAAACAAAGCGTGTCCTGTTTGGTAAGATCCGAGATGAAAAAGTGCATAAATTTGGTGGTTTAAGATCAGGGTCTCGTGTGGTCCCGTTTCAAGATGATCAGGACGCCGACTTGGGTGATGTAGTCAGCAACACAGTTGAAGAAGTTGATGAGAATAGCAAAGAGGCTGAGGAAGTGTCTTTGATCCGTGAACAACTTCTTCAAATTGAAAACCAGCAATCCAATCTGTTAGAACTTCTCCAG AGATTCATTGGGAGCTCTCAGATTGGAATCAATTCCCTAGAGTCGCGTGTACATGGCCTAGAGATGGCACTGGATGAAATTTCGCATGATTTGGCACTTTCAAGTGGAAGGATCCCAAACAGTGATTCTGCAGAAAACACATGTTGCAAGCTGCCTGGTGCAGAATTCTTGAGTTCCAAATTCTGGAGGAGGGCAGAAGGCCGGTATTCTTCTTCAAGGTTCCCATCTTCTGGAAGCATACCATCACCCAGTGCCATGCGTACCATACCTAATCAAGATGGTAGCACTGAATCGTATGAACGGGTGAGCCAAAGATTTCAACACCAAAATAGGTTTGAAACTGTTGCAAACCCATTGGCAGATGAACGTGACGACTCAAGGAGGATTTTAAGGCGTTACTCAAACAATATGCCAAAGAACACAGTCCAAGATGTTGAGAGGGTACAAGTTTGCAATGCCAGTAGGTTCAATGGGGCTTCACCTGCCAGTTTCACAGCACAGAGAATCTGA